The genomic interval GCGGGCGAGGCGGTCCTCGACGTGGCTTTCGTCGACGACGACCAGCGGGGTCCCGAATCGGCCGGCGAGTTCCGTCAGGGCAATCCCGCCGACCCGTCCGCACCCGCCAGCCTCCGTCCAGGAGACGGGCAGGACGTGCTTCACATCAGCGCCCCGACGACGGCAAAGCCCGCGGTCGCGATCCCGCCCGCGACGAGCGCATACGGAATCTGCGTGCGGACGTGCTCAATGTGATCGGTGGCCGACGCGAGGGAGGCGATGATCGTGGTATCGCTGATCGGGCTGCAGTGGTCGCCGAAGATGCCGCCCGACAGCACCGCCGCCACGAAGGGCGCGGGCGGCAGGCCGAGGGCGTTTGCGAGCGGTATGGCCACCGCGAGCATGATCGCGAAAGTCCCCCAGCTGCTCCCGGTGGCGAAGGCGATCGCGCCCGTGACGACGAACACCAGCGGCAGCAGCGCCATGAGCGGGAAGGTGTCTCCGACGATGCCCGCCGCGTAGAGACCCGTCCCCAGCGACCGCGTCACGTCCCCGAGCGATAGCGCGAGCCAGAGGACGACCGCCATCCCGGTGAGCGCCCCGGCACCCTTCAGTCCGACCCGGCTCAGGCTCTCCAGATTGAGGGAGCGCTGCGCGAGCGCGAGGACCCAGGCAAGCCCCAGCCCGACGATCACGGCCCACAAGACGCTCGTCGAGCCCGAGCCCTCCCTGATGTCGCCACCGCCCGTGACCCACATGAAGACGGGCATGGAGACGACCATGGCCGCGATCGGGATCAGCATGTTGCGGGGCTTGAGCGCGACGCCCTCGGCCGGCGGCGGCGCGATCTCCTCCGGGTCCGCCAGCGCCACCGCGTGGTCCCAGTGGAGACGTCCGTCCCGCGTGCGCGCCTCGGCCTTCTTCATCGGGCCCCAGTTCCAGCCCCGGAAGGCGGTCAGGCCCGCGAGGATAAGGGCCGCGACGGCGTAGAGGTTGAGCGGAATCGCGACGAGAAAGACGCCGAGCGGGTTCCCCACGCCCTGCTCGGTCAGGATCCCCAGAACCAGCGCGCCCCACGCGTTGAACGGAATCAGGATGCAGACGGGCGCCGAGGTCGAGTCGACGATGTAGGCCAGCTTCTCTCGTGAGATGCGGAAGCGGTCGAAAAGGGGCCGCGACACGGAACCCGCGACGAGGATGGTGAGATTCGATTCGATGAAGACGACGATCCCGATCAGCCAGGCCATGATCTGGGCGCGCCGGGCGTTCGTCACCCAGCGGGCCTCCTCGACCCAGCGCACGAAGCCCCGCATTCCGCCGTTCGCCTCCACCGTGGCGATGAGGGCGCCGATCAGGAAAGTGAAGACGATGACCCGGGCGTTGCCCGCGTCGCCCAACACGCCTATCGCGCCATCGATCGCCCCCGCGGCGCCGGCAGCCGGGTTCCAGCCGGAGAGAATCGTGTGCCCGAGCCAGATGCCGGCCGCCAGGGAGAGGAAGACCTGGCGGGTGTAGATCGCGAGCCCAATGGCCAGCAGGGGGGGAAGAAGCGAGGCGAAGCCGTACGTTCCGACTTCCTGCAGAGCGATTTCGGCCATTCACGTCCTCCCGGCGTTTAGCAGCCCGTGACTCGCCGGTGCGGCCCGCGACGGCGAGTCAGCGCTTCGAGACCCAGCGGCTCCGTCGATCGTAGAACCTGAGGGGTCGGTCTGCCGCGCGCGAGATCCCGATCCGGGTAGTCACCTGTACGGATGCCTCCGGGACCGGCTCTCCCCAATGCAGCGAGAGCGGAGGGTGATCGAGTCTATGCCCCTGCATTTCGGGGCCCACCGCGAGCGCCTGGGCGAGTCGGGCCGGACCGTTCGTGAGTTCGGCGCGGCCGCGGCGGCGGCGCATGACGTCGAGACCCTCGGTGGGCTCGACGGCTCGGAGGAGGACGCCGGCCGGGAAGCCCTCCGGTCCCGTGACCACGTTCAAGAGCCAGTGGATGCCGTAGTTGCGGTGGATGTACGCGGTGCCCGGAGGTCCGAACAGCGGTGCGTTCCGTGCGGTACGACCGATTCGCTCCGCCGCGTGGCAGGCGTCGTCCTCGGGCCCCGTGTAGGCTTCGGTTTCGACGATCCGGCCGACCGTCCGCTCGCCGGCGCAGTCGGAACGTACCGTGCAGCCCAGCAGCGCCCGCGCCACCTCGGCGGCGGGGCGGGAAAGAAAGTCGACGCCGATCGGTCCGGATCCGGGATCCGGACCGGCCGGGTCGTTCAGCCTTCCAGCTCGGCGCGCCGGGCCTCGCGAACCACTCTCGCGCGACCTTCCGAGAGGACCTCGGTCAGGCGCGCCGGCTCGGAGTCGATGACCTCGAATACGCGGTCGCCAAAGTGGTCGACGAGCACCTCCGCGGTCCGCTTCCCGACGCCCGCATAGTTGCGGACCATGTGTCCGACAGGTCCTCCGGCCGGCTTTGCGGCCGGCTGCGCGGTTCCGCGGGTCGACTTGCCGGCCCTTCCACTCTTGCGGGCCGCCGGCTTGTCGCGGGTCGGGACGTCCGCGCGCTTCGAATCCGCCTTCTTCTTCTCCGTGGCGG from Candidatus Palauibacter australiensis carries:
- a CDS encoding C4-dicarboxylate ABC transporter, whose product is MAEIALQEVGTYGFASLLPPLLAIGLAIYTRQVFLSLAAGIWLGHTILSGWNPAAGAAGAIDGAIGVLGDAGNARVIVFTFLIGALIATVEANGGMRGFVRWVEEARWVTNARRAQIMAWLIGIVVFIESNLTILVAGSVSRPLFDRFRISREKLAYIVDSTSAPVCILIPFNAWGALVLGILTEQGVGNPLGVFLVAIPLNLYAVAALILAGLTAFRGWNWGPMKKAEARTRDGRLHWDHAVALADPEEIAPPPAEGVALKPRNMLIPIAAMVVSMPVFMWVTGGGDIREGSGSTSVLWAVIVGLGLAWVLALAQRSLNLESLSRVGLKGAGALTGMAVVLWLALSLGDVTRSLGTGLYAAGIVGDTFPLMALLPLVFVVTGAIAFATGSSWGTFAIMLAVAIPLANALGLPPAPFVAAVLSGGIFGDHCSPISDTTIIASLASATDHIEHVRTQIPYALVAGGIATAGFAVVGALM
- a CDS encoding DNA-3-methyladenine glycosylase, giving the protein MGVDFLSRPAAEVARALLGCTVRSDCAGERTVGRIVETEAYTGPEDDACHAAERIGRTARNAPLFGPPGTAYIHRNYGIHWLLNVVTGPEGFPAGVLLRAVEPTEGLDVMRRRRGRAELTNGPARLAQALAVGPEMQGHRLDHPPLSLHWGEPVPEASVQVTTRIGISRAADRPLRFYDRRSRWVSKR